Sequence from the Metasolibacillus fluoroglycofenilyticus genome:
CTTCAAAATATTATACATGCCGATTGTAAAACTGCTGTTACGTTCACTCAAAGCTTATGTAACAATCTTTATCCTAACTACATCATTACCCTTGTTGCATTGTGCGTAAGCAAACATCTGTTAGTATCTCAATCCCATTGACAATGGCTTGATGATTAAATTGCATATGTGGGTCATGCAACCCGGGCATTACATCTGCCCCTAGAGCAAGCATCGTCGCCTTTAAATGCGGCCTTTCAATCGTGTAAAAATGAAAATCATCTGCACCTGGCGTAATAATCGTTGGGAAGGCAGGTCTTTCTAACACATGCTCAATTGACTGCGCTAAAAGTGCTGCCGCCTCGTCATGCACAACTGCTGCTGGAACATAATCAAAAAACTCAATTGTAATGGGTACTTGATGCAACGCACTTAATTGCGTACATATTGTTTTTACCTTCTGCTGTAATTCCTCCATTATCGCATTCGTTTGTGCACGTAAATCTAAACCAAATGTTGCTTTGCCGGGTATAATATTAAAATTTTCAGAGCCTGCATATAAATTGGTCATTTTTGCAGTCGCCGCTATATGTGGGTCTGTGTAGGTTAACCCTAAATGATGCACAATAGAAGCAGCTACTTCAATTGCATTGACCCCTTTATGCGGGCGCGCACCGTGATGATCCACGCCACCAATTTGCCCTTTTACAAAGACACATGAGCCATGCTGAATGCCTGCTGCACAATTTGGAAAAGCAATTTCATCAAATGGTCGTAAATGAACGCCGTAAAAATAATCTAAATCATCAATCACACCTTCTTGAATGACGCTTAAAGAACCATTGCCAAGCTCCTCTGCTGGTTGGAAAATAGCGCGTACTGTTCCGTTGAATTCACCTACTTCCTTTAGTCGATGCATAACGCCTGTCACAATCGTCATATGTGCATCATGCCCACATGAATGATTTGCCTTCATTTCTCCATCCACTTCCTGCCATAGTGCATCCATATCTGCGCGCAACCCTATTTTCGGTGAGCCCGAACCAATTTCAACAGAAAAACCAGGTATATTTTTAAATCTTTTTGGCTGAAAACCAGCCGCTTCAAATAATGCAACGAGATAATTAGTCGTTTCAACTTCCTTAAAGCTTATTTCACCATGTGCGTGTAAATGGCTGAAAATATCCAACATTTTTTCTTTCATAAAAAAACTCCTCACATAATGCATTGTCGTTTGTCTATACGTTCATCCTATAATCTTTTAGTTTGTTCTTGACTTCATCACTTTTGCTTTGTACGATACAATTAACGACCACTTAGCGACATGGTTTTATTGTAAAAAAGATTGCTGTCATATGCAAGAAATTTTCCGACAACAAAGTAGTGCATCACGTTATTTCACTAATGTTGGAAGCTGTAAGCGGTAAAGTGCTGAGGGACGACCTTTTTGGTGCGCAGATTGCTCCCCG
This genomic interval carries:
- a CDS encoding amidohydrolase, with protein sequence MKEKMLDIFSHLHAHGEISFKEVETTNYLVALFEAAGFQPKRFKNIPGFSVEIGSGSPKIGLRADMDALWQEVDGEMKANHSCGHDAHMTIVTGVMHRLKEVGEFNGTVRAIFQPAEELGNGSLSVIQEGVIDDLDYFYGVHLRPFDEIAFPNCAAGIQHGSCVFVKGQIGGVDHHGARPHKGVNAIEVAASIVHHLGLTYTDPHIAATAKMTNLYAGSENFNIIPGKATFGLDLRAQTNAIMEELQQKVKTICTQLSALHQVPITIEFFDYVPAAVVHDEAAALLAQSIEHVLERPAFPTIITPGADDFHFYTIERPHLKATMLALGADVMPGLHDPHMQFNHQAIVNGIEILTDVCLRTMQQG